A single Oryctolagus cuniculus chromosome 16, mOryCun1.1, whole genome shotgun sequence DNA region contains:
- the LOC100343863 gene encoding olfactory receptor 7E178-like translates to MEVQNLTCVWEFLLLGLSMDPALQPLLFVLFLPMYLVMVLGNLLIILTVSSDSQLHSPMYYFLCNLSLADIGFSTTTITKMLVNLQTHSKSITYACCLTQVSFVYLFGCLDSLLLTVMAYDQLVAICYPLHYSVIINTRLCSLLVLGSLLISLVESKLHCLMVSQLRFCTIMEIPHFFCDAPQLVHLACSNTTSSNVLIYVIGVIIGGVPVSGILYSYAQILSSILCIPSKDGRYKVFSTCGSHLSVVCLFYGTGLGVYLSAAVSSSPKNGTVASVMYTMVTPMLNPFIYSLRNRDMKRALWRLFRGIA, encoded by the coding sequence ATGGAAGTGCAGAACCTCACATGTGTCTGGGAATTCCTCCTGCTGGGCCTCTCCATGGAtccagccctgcagcccctcctcttTGTGCTGTTCCTGCCCATGTACCTGGTCATGGTGCTCGGGAACCTGCTCATCATCTTGACTGTCAGCTCAGACTCCCAACTGCACTCCCCCATGTACTACTTCCTCTGCAACCTGTCCTTGGCTGACATTGGCTTCAGTACTACCACCATCACCAAAATGCTTGTGAACCTCCAGACACATAGCAAATCCATCACCTATGCATGCTGCTTAACTCAGGTGTCTTTTGTTTACCTTTTTGGCTGTTTGGACAGTTTGCTCCTGACTGTGATGGCCTATGACCAACTGGTGGCCATCTGTTACCCCCTGCACTATTCGGTCATCATAAACACCCGCCTCTGTAGCTTGTTGGTCCTGGGATCACTTCTCATCAGCCTTGTGGAGTCCAAGCTGCACTGTTTGATGGTGTCACAACTTAGGTTCTGCACAATCATGGAAATCCCTCATTTCTTTTGTGACGCTCCTCAGCTTGTCCATCTTGCTTGCTCCAACACCACCAGCAGCAACGTGTTAATCTATGTGATTGGTGTCATCATTGGTGGGGTTCCAGTCTCAGGGATCCTCTACTCTTATGCTCAGATTCTCTCCTCTATTCTCTGCATCCCATCCAAAGATGGGAGGTATAAAGTCTTCTCTACCTGTGGTTCTCATCTGTCTGTAGTTTGCCTATTTTATGGGACAGGCCTTGGGGTGTATCTGAGTGCTGCTGTCTCATCATCCCCCAAGAACGGTACAGTGGCCTCAGTGATGTACACCATGGTTACACCCATGCTGAATcccttcatctacagcctgaggaacagggaCATGAAGAGGGCCCTCTGGAGGCTGTTCAGAGGAATTGCCTGA